A window of Rosa rugosa chromosome 7, drRosRugo1.1, whole genome shotgun sequence genomic DNA:
TTTGAGCATTTGCTTAGAGAAATGGACGCTGTGAAGAACTCCTCCAAAGGGACATACATTCCGGGGAAACGGAGGACTGTGACAGCAGTGGACCACTACTCAGGTTCCTTTGATCCTTACTATAGGTGTGAGGAATCCAGACTGGCAGAGGATGAAGAGTCCGAAGAGGACAAGGTAGCAGCGCTTGAGCTCACTGGGAAGAAGGCATCAACGCTAAAACAGCTGAAGCTGTGTAAAGAGCCAATGAAACTCAAGTCGGTGGTCTTCACCAAACCTGAATTCGCAAGTTACACTTATGATGCGAATAAAGCTCATGAGAtcttagatgagatgatcgctgcgaagatggtgaagaccgacttcggACCATTCCCCAAACCGGAGCaattaagggggaaaaaatacTGTAAGCTCCACAATTTGTGGAATCACAACACAGCCGACTGTGTCAGGTTGAAGGATCAGATTCAGATCTGGTTGAATAATGGTAGCTTACAGGTTGAAGCGCCAGCAACAGCTGCGGCGCTGGTAGATTTGGATCCTTTCCCAGACACTGGAGTCAACATGGTTGACGTAGTTTGGGACACAAAGGATCAACAGAGGCTGAGCCCAAATCGTACCACTGGGGGCTTAAAAAAGGTGATGGAGCAGTCCGTGAAGCGGAGATCAAAGCCGGCTCCACCTGTCGTGCTATGTTCAAGGTGCAAGGAGGAATGCGATATCCAGGCGTTGCACGAAGAGGAAGAACATACCGTTCGCTTTGGTACTTTACCACCAATAAAGTTACCAGCACATTCTAGAAGCTTCCAACCAGGTAGTCTGAGAATGCACGCTGGGTCAGGAACTTCTTCTCCAAGGGACTCTAATTTGTTCAAAAAATTGAAGGTTGtgagggaagaagaaagagcaaaCGAGCGGTCAGACGTTATGACCAGACCGTATATTCCTCCGGTGTCGACGTCCACTATCAAggaagggagatggtatacccagaagaagggcaaggcagtggaaatgagctcttcaaggaagagaaaactccagcggaggtttggagaagcaaagcgaaccttggaagcgCTGGATCAGGGGTTGATTAAACCATCGCAGTTGGTGAGATCTCCAGAAGAATACCAGAGACAGGTGGAGGCACTGACCTCCAAAAGGTTCATCGCCCCGCGGGTTCTCCAGCGGCTTCCTAAGATGTCGCAACGAGCTTCAAACACCAGCGCTCGCCAGAAGGAAAgtcaggagaagtccctagcTCCCGCGAAGCGAGAATCACCACCAACCCGCAAACCTAGCGTTTGGCTTAGAATATCTCTCGAAGGAAGAGATAGCGAGCCTTCAATATTTGACAGGCTGGGGAGCAAAGACAATCGGTCCGCGACTGTGCAGTGGAGgcctaagaaagttcaaagtttGTTGGTCGCTCTCCCAAAGGAAGTGCCAGCGGCgaaacaaatttcagagtcgCTGAACCAGGTTCCCATAGTACAGGAGCACGAACAAGCCAAGGCGGTAATCCCCGCAGAGGAATCATGGGATGCTTTCATGGCTAAACTGTTCAACACCGAAATCCcagcagatgaacccaagctcaatcttgatgatgacatggacgaaacagaaatggtggatacctcttgcaatatggtttatgtgctccctgcTAAGTATGCCTTACCAGTTGCTGcacaggaatgcgtagaagctgacgcgattggagaacagcagttgcagatcacttcagccgcaacaacgcagttgaaagaagcagtgttccttgagaccgaagatgctaacagcaagggtttcttcatgagcttcacaagacccacaccggccatggtgcaacacatgcgacctttgtatatcacagcagaaattaatgggactaaggtcagcaagataatgattgataccggcgcggctgtgaatgtcattactaccagaaccatgcatctgctagggatcaagaaagaaaagatccaatccacgtcccttacgctaaagaacttcgcggggactttgaccaaaacattgggtttgattttcctaAAAATCAAGGTGGGTCCCGCGGAAGGCGTTTATGCGTTCTTCGTTACGGATTGTTACGCGGCCTACAGTGCCATCCTGGGAAGAGATTGGATTCAtcggagctattgtgttccgtcaacactccaccaagagttgATCATGTGGAACAGGGTGACAGATAAggctgagataattaaagcagacCCTCGCCCTTTCCCTGTTTCCGCGAATtacgtagatgccaggtactattttgagccaattactccattgcaagtcagtaacATCGAcaacaagggccgccccacaggagTGACGGCTTCTGagttggcacagtgggggctcacgcttgCAAAAGAAGACCTAGCGAGGCCCGGCCATGCTGTGCCCCACGCAATGGataattaatggattacgaccttccagaggaaggggtagaggccttccactccttgtacgATAGGTTATCTTCGTACATAGTggagaaagaggcctatgatcgagtcgcaaCATTAGAAGTGGTTAGCGAAGAAATATCTGGAGCTTTTCATttataaaatcttagagaaatgagcttttcatctcaaggacctggatggagttgtccatcataaccctatcaatggcagatacttgaagaaatactttcccaatgtctgggacttggaggagtcgtagacagtttcttcgcataagacatggggggcacgctaaagttctgatctcctacaacctgcccaagtttcgccagatccatggggggcaataaagttggcaaaggaagcatcagttcataacaaaggcaatccagattgtggcattcaagctttatggcctatttagaggcctatatggaatcagtcaagtattatcagtcaagccaatacaagtggctttggagcaacgatgttataagagcagtgctgattcaagacctcttcagtcaagacgaagacctttgacttcgaggtctggggggcaatgtttggacccaaaatgagcattttggtttgacaaagcgtgtcttggagaaattgagccaatatcagtggctcacatatatattttcgataagttcaaaaatatattattaagaggctaaataaggcctaccaaacatggaaatgaaaaatcaactttagcacattttcctacttcggctaggagaaaacgagctagacaagaaatgagggatggcggactaaccatacgaactccaaatgagttgaaactttccagattaattctagacatcccattgatcatttcttatgaagagtgccaaagcccgttcggagtggaaaaccttcaaacaaacagtccaattttctgcagaagcaaaacttggaaactggacctgtaagaggtccagcagcatttccggcccaaccacatggaaataaattctgaaattttaccacaataatctacattcatggtggatcatttcatatgaagaaatcgaaagttgaatctgagttcttagtggagataaaaattgagggataagggagcagaaaatgacttaaacctaacaaattccattaagtgtttaagtattcaaaacctaacattccattaatgtttaagtgctaaaacctaacccattatgagttgtttaaaggccaaatagtgttgcttggtagcctataaatagaggctacaacatagaacaattcactcattcatacatcaaaacatctctaagatgatctaagttctctctagagcaaacctctctaagagcaactcatttccttctctttctcttataggtgatcacactctaagtcctagtctcctcaggagccgactatcagtgccaccaaaccctctgtcaaagtgcttcggtcctagtctcctcgggagccgactgtagtaccgtgaccacaacggttacggaaccagccaagcaagggtaacgccctagcaacccagccaagctaaagtcacgctttagcaagtacttctctctacttcccggtgatttcgctctgcttaacctacaacgttaagtatcgacttggtgacacaagacaaagtcctccagcacgaggcacaaagaatcctgcgacgaggttggtgctctcctcgtctacagtcgctcaaaagaagtcaggtcaagggacacccccaacgaccgcacccgaacggtgctggcacgcccacgcaagaaaagagactgttgaccagctcaagaaaaactggagccaaacacttaTATTTGTACATATTTCCTTTAATATATAAAATCTACTATCCATTaccaaataatccaaatgatatagcatttgaatcatCTAGGATATGGTGATCATACTTAGCACTTTGACCTTCATTTCTTTAACATTTCtactttaagaaaacaaatgacaATTTCCATCCTCGAATATTCCATTAAATagatttctctcaatttcgGGATTGGAGAATTTAACAAAGCAATGATCCATAATTAAATTTTAGGTCAACTCATTAATAGACCTTCTATTTTATTGGTACACCTTAGTTTCCTTAACTTCCCTTTTAATCGTCAAAGGACTTACTAAACAGATTTCTTATTGAGTTCGGTTCAATAATCTTTAATCAATATAACTTCATTTTGGATATCAATTTCATATGAACTTGAGCaatttacactttctttatcaATAACTAACTCACTTCTTTTCTTACAATCGTAGTATCCGGAATGATAGTTATAGACATTGTCATTAATTGATTAAAGATTTCTTATTGAGTTCGGTTCAATAATCTTTAATCAATATAACTTCATTTTGGATATCAATTTCATATGAACTAGAGCaatttacactttctttatcaATAACTAACTCACTTCTTTTCTTACAATCGTAGTATCCGGAATGATAGTTATAGACATTGTCATTAATTGCTTACAGCCTTAAGCAAACTACTCTTATTCATCACAAATCCAACATTACCCTTTTTCATATTTTAAATCAACCAAGGGCAGTTTCATATCAATTCATTCCATTCAGCAACATATCAATCTCACCATCAACTCAATATTCTGATTAACTACAGCATTATATGATCAGCAAACTTAGACCCTTACCATTCTTCATTTCTAGACTAGCTCATTTAACATGGTTGTACTTCACCACCATCATCCATTCGAAcctctaacaaaaaaaaaaaatgcaatcaaTATTTAACACTCAACCAATTTCACAACCAGGACAGAGTTCGAGGTCCTTACCCTTTTCTCGATTTCAAAATAATCTCTAAAATCGATTCATCAACTCCAATTACCTTAatgaaaaatcttattggcgaaaaattatattcgaaaattaaataaaatttccAGGGCCTCACACTCTACTCTCCTTAAATTAAACCTTCAAAATTTGCCCAATGCATGACATGAGAGAGGTTATTTCTTTTCACCTCGGACTCGAATGTGCACAGGATATAGTTTTACTTTCCCTGAATGCTTTTTGAACCTTCACCTTTCACATGGTCTACCTTACTTCACTTATGGGGATGACCTTAAACTATTGAACCATTTGCTTTCGCAAATTGCAATTCTTTTCTCAATCACATTGTGTGTGTATATGCATAAATTTGATCTCATTGTCTCATCCAAATCCTCTGAGCTCAATGCTATAGACAAAGACATTATTATTTTAGCATTTATGAGTAACTCAATGAGCCTTCAAATAAACCGGGGACTAACACTTAGTCACCCACTAATCTCAATAACAGCATACTACAAAGCAGTGGCAAATCCACATATAGTGCATGAATAATCAAAAGTTATAAAGTCAGCTCAATCATAAAACAAAGTTAGTATTCTACAACAAATTGTTTCACCAACAAGTTGATACCTTGTTCCTGAACAAGAACCAAATTCAATCCCAACAGATGAaggaagaaattaagaatattgcAAAACCGTGATGAGCCATAGCATAAAGGGCGAATCTACTCTTCGTAGAATCAACCATAGGATATCTTCTTTTCTCAGTATATTTGCTTCGGGCTGAGCCCCTACTAGTAAAAGTTGTTCCCGACAGGGGACGAAACCTGTAAGATCCTGTGTGCAGCTTAGTAGTGTTTAAAGTGACCAATCTTTCAAGGAAAACAACAGCTTAAAATATGGATTCCTAAAACTGGTGAACAATTTATACTATAAATCGACCCTTTAAAACATATACACATGTAGGCAACAAAGTCTCATTTCAATTTTGCAGGATTCAATTTCTAATAGTAAAATTTAAGTCTCAATCGAAATAGGTCATCACTAAGCCAAGCTCAGAATTCATATTCCTATAGACAAGGAATCAAACCAATCTATGTAAAGCCCATCTCTCTTTAGTAAAAGATCATGATTTGCTATACTACATTGTGCAATCAGCAAAAGACTAATCCAAATTACCAATCATAATCAATTCCTAAAGCCGAAAACCATATTAATATTCGGATACCTGCAAGGTGAACCACACAAGCCATTTTCTGAGGGGGAACCGATTTCGGAACAAGAAAAGCAACTCTCGCGTTGTGACTCTCAGGAGGCAATGCACTAAGAAGCTGCTCATCACAAGGAGTTCTGAACACCCCTTCTCGAAGACAAGCGTTCTTGCTATCCCAAACAGTCTTCCAAGTGGGCCGGACCAAAATGGGAGGCCAATTCTGCCCTGCAGCCTCTGGAAATAGCTGGTTAATCATCCTCTCCGGCAATTCAAGCTGTTTACCACCCCACCCTCTTGAAAAAAACTGAGGGCTTATCTTGGTTCTGTGCATGAATGCACCATACACATGGTCCAATACATAATGGAGCATTCCCAGCTTCGCTGCCATGTTTTTGAGACAAAACCCACAAACCCAAAAAAACAAAGCTTGCAAGAATAATGAATCGATCCGAACAAAACCCAGATGGTATTCGATATCCTAGGAACAGATAAAGAAAACCCGTAATCCAAAGTATACAATAAAAATcgaaattgtgaaaaattgctCAATGTATTGCGGAGAAAAGAATTTGAATGGTTTGAAAAAGATGGGTACTAGGGATATGGAGGCATGGTGGATAGCGAAGAGATCAAAGATGAAGTTGGTGAGAGAGGAGGGAGGAGACGGGGGTCGTGAGAAAGTCGAGGGGAGATCCAAAATATGATGAAACCGAAAGAAGGGGAGAGACTGATAGCAGGAAAAAACCAAACATATTAAACTGTGGGCTTCAGAATAACAACCTTCACAACGACACGCTGGATTGGGTCCACGAGCCACCTCAGGCTTTATCCACTTTTCATTATATTTTTATGCTGTTTAATTgctgtttctgtttttttttttttttttttaagaaaaaaattaattaatccaagaTATTACGATCACGTTAGGGATGACTTCGTAAAATCCATACTACTCCAACTAGAGAAGATGACATACTCATACCCGTAAAATAGAACCAACAGTTATAGATACTCTGAGCTGATAGAGGCTCAACTCAAACAATATGAATCATCATTTCTTCTCGGCTATAGACAATCAATTTATCCCTGGAGTTCCGATACATCATTACTTAAGAAGAGACTGACCCCCTCTAACACCATATACCAAAATCACTAGTATACGTGCATGGACATGTTCTCATTATattgacaacaagaaaacatCGAAATTAAAGCAACTATTCCCTGGAGATGAcatcataaattcataataatGACACAACCATGAAACCAAGACAACCAAATTGAGCTAAAGCTCGGCTCATCTATCTTACAAACACAAGCCGAATAAGCTAAAAATGAGTCGAATACGAATCAAACTTGAGTTGTATATATAGAGCCTATTTACTGCCCTAGAAGTATGTCAAACATGTTCAGTTACGCAACACAAACTTCTCACTTTACACGCACACACACGCATTCTCTTCTAAGGTTAATAAAGTAACGTTAACGTTAATTTGATAATCACAAAATGGATTTTAACGATTGAAACCTTTTATTCTTCCTTGATTAGTAAAGTATATAAAATTTTAGCCATCTTAGTAATTGTTTGGTCATCCAATATGATAGATAAATATAAAGTGCCAGATAGAATTGAAATGGTAAAAGTGGTTAATCAAGTAgttaaatgatttttttttttgttgaaggaAGTAgttaaatgatttttttaaattgactgaaattttgcaagATTCACGTATTAAACAAAGTGACCTAAAAGAGTGGTCTTGATTAGCTACATTAATAGACGTTAATCTTAATTTATCGACTGAACAAAGTCACATCAAAATCGACACCTAGATGTATACTATGAAAACTTATGGCCCGTttcggttttgaaatttggaatACCACCAGTATCATCGTTGCGGTTAGCAGTTTAaggccaaaaaaaaacaaaaagcaaaatTGTCTCCCTAGCAATCATttgcaccttttttttttttttttttttggcgctTGAATATAAGTTGATGGTATCTGGATATTCCCATCTGTGATTCCATTCTCTAATTTTCTAGTCATATATTAACCTACTCTAATCATGGCCCTGATCGCTTGTGATAGCAACCAGGAACCAATCAAAGGAGAACAGAGAGCTGAGAACTGGAAGCTGCCCTACATGATTTTGATGGCGTCTAACGGAGTTCTCCATGATTGAATTAAGTGGACAGCAAGGAAAAGATATGGTTGCTTtcacctttcttcttcactcggatccatctcaaggtgatattaattacctctccaagattttcttcctcacccggatccatctcaatgggatattaattacctctccaagattttcttcctcacccggatccatctcaatggGATATTGCCTCTCCTTGCCAATATGTTAATACTAACAAATCACCAGAAGATCACAGCGCACAACCTGCATGGACAGCAAACATGTGTAGACTTCGATGTGCATGCCTAAAAAGCAAAAGTCACCATCTCAAAGCAGAGCACATAgaaatatataattaagatCATCACATGGCTTATGAATACTTTTGTGGTTAATGGAATGCCCACAACACATGTTGTACTAACATGTACTAACAATCTCTCCCTTTGGCATTTCTATACAAAACTACGCTCTGCTAATCCTAGACTCTCAGAATCTATCTTCCATCATATCCAACACTTCCATTGCTcctgaaacaaacaaacaacataCCAAGTAAAAAGCAACTGAAATTGAATTAACCAAAGTTCAAAAACGTCAACAGTTAACAtccaacaaaagtcacaaaaacatCAGAAATATccagagaacttagatcatcttctccccctttttgtctaggaatgGCAAGGGGGTCCTACTCAATACACTCAACAGGCTCAGTATCCTCCACACGAACATTCTCATCAGGAATAGCAGAAGTAGAACAaggtaaacaaaaaaaaaaaaaataacaacaacTCCCCCTCAAACTACTATATTCTGAGACAACTCCCCCTCAAATTGAGCtagtaaaaaaaaatgaacttgaATGTGACGCAGGCAATGAGTCATGACCAGATCCCTGATGAAAGTCAGTGATTATTAATGAAACGAGCAGAAGCGAAGATTTTAACAATTTACTCACTTACAGCGTTAGATACAAGAAAAATGAGTACCATGAGTAGCCAGCCAACTTAGGGAATGTAGACATGAACAAAATAGGTGCTCACAATGAATAGTGAACAAGAATCAATGTGGGGTTGTAATCCAATCGAAGTAGCCGAACTGAGGTCATAAATGAGAACAAGTTCATGTGCAAGGAATCAACTAtaacatttttttgtttttttgttttttttttttcaaccttataacaccctcttttttttttttcttttttttctttttttttttaaatataagcACAAACTTAATGACCCATGTAGCGAGTTTTACGCCAGTGACTCTCAGACCAGGTGGTCTTAAGGCATTAAGTATAACAAGGATACTCCAAGGACTTATCAACTCGAGTCACAAGTTATAATATCAACAACCACCGGGGGACCAAACCATTCCTGATTTCATGCTTACTGGTAAAACAATGTTAAGTGGTGCGACCTTGTTACCTAGCCAACCTGGGAGTCTAGTATGATCCAAGGTCTGTGTTTCACTCTTATTCCTTGATCTACTCACATGCACACTTGAATCTCTTGTGGGGATTACATCTTGGCAAAAGTTTGTCTGGACTTGAGGTTTAAAATTCTAAGTTCATTAtcaagatgatctaagttctctggATATTTCTGatgtttttgtgacttttgttggaTGTTAACTGTTGACGTTTTTGAACTTTGGTTAATTCAATTTCAGTTGCTTTTTACTTGGtatgttgtttgtttgtttcaggAGCAATGGAAGTGTTGGATATG
This region includes:
- the LOC133722446 gene encoding uncharacterized protein LOC133722446 isoform X1; amino-acid sequence: MAAKLGMLHYVLDHVYGAFMHRTKISPQFFSRGWGGKQLELPERMINQLFPEAAGQNWPPILVRPTWKTVWDSKNACLREGVFRTPCDEQLLSALPPESHNARVAFLVPKSVPPQKMACVVHLAGSYRFRPLSGTTFTSRGSARSKYTEKRRYPMVDSTKSRFALYAMAHHGFAIFLISSFICWD
- the LOC133722446 gene encoding uncharacterized protein LOC133722446 isoform X2, whose amino-acid sequence is MAAKLGMLHYVLDHVYGAFMHRTKISPQFFSRGWGGKQLELPERMINQLFPEAAGQNWPPILVRPTWKTVWDSKNACLREGVFRTPCDEQLLSALPPESHNARVAFLVPKSVPPQKMACVVHLAGFVPCREQLLLVGAQPEANILRKEDILWLILRRVDSPFMLWLITVLQYS